A portion of the Malania oleifera isolate guangnan ecotype guangnan chromosome 3, ASM2987363v1, whole genome shotgun sequence genome contains these proteins:
- the LOC131151826 gene encoding organic cation/carnitine transporter 3-like: MADPKPLLSPSTPKSPTLDSLIPSVDEMIERCTGRFGWAQLVQALVVSLAWVFDAQQTFITIFTDAQPPWRCTDQASRTCSPSANICRLPKTAWTWENPQTSSTLSEWSLECAGSVVAGLPASSFFMGCLLGGFALASFADSSLGRKNVLFLSCLTMSVSALLTAFSFNIWVYAVLRFVSGFGRASIGTCAFVLSTEIAGKRWRSQVGIVGFFCFALGFLSLPALAYENRDSSWRTLYLWTSVPSIFYCILVHFLVRESPRWLFMQGRKEEAMATLKKIACATTDDDNGLNLLLVKHETLRVDHNINPRCSVFKTFKEKKWALRRLLTVVVLGFGIGIVYYGMPLGVGNLAFNLYLSVTFNALSEVPSSLLVFFFIGKWKRRKSLLAFTSMSGICSVMCVVVGDGVLKGYLQVGLELASFFGACTAFSVLLIHTLELFPTCVRNSATSMVRQALVLGGVLSPMVIAAGRHNAFLSYGTFGVLIFFSGLFVVCLPETKGSALCDTMEEQERKETAVASDLVKGV; encoded by the exons ATGGCCGACCCAAAACCTCTGCTCTCTCCCTCAACCCCAAAATCTCCTACCCTCGACAGCCTCATCCCGTCCGTCGATGAGATGATCGAACGGTGCACCGGAAGGTTTGGCTGGGCCCAGCTCGTGCAAGCCCTCGTCGTGTCCCTCGCCTGGGTCTTCGACGCACAGCAAACCTTCATCACCATCTTCACCGACGCTCAGCCTCCGTGGCGGTGCACCGACCAAGCCAGTCGCACGTGCTCCCCCTCCGCCAACATCTGCCGACTCCCCAAAACTGCATGGACTTGGGAGAACCCCCAGACCTCGTCCACACTCTCCGAGTGGTCTCTGGAATGCGCCGGCTCGGTTGTCGCCGGCCTCCCGGCGTCGTCCTTCTTCATGG GTTGCTTGCTCGGCGGATTCGCCCTGGCGTCGTTCGCCGACTCCTCCCTAGGCCGGAAAAACGTTCTCTTCCTCTCGTGCCTGACAATGTCTGTCTCCGCACTCCTCACTGCGTTCTCCTTCAACATTTGGGTCTACGCGGTGCTAAGATTCGTGAGCGGGTTCGGCCGCGCGTCCATCGGCACCTGCGCTTTCGTTTTGTCGACGGAGATCGCCGGCAAAAGGTGGCGCAGCCAAGTGGGCATCGTGGGTTTCTTCTGTTTCGCATTAGGGTTTTTGTCCTTGCCGGCTTTGGCTTACGAAAACAGAGATTCTTCATGGAGAACTCTCTACCTTTGGACCTCTGTTCCCTCCATCTTCTACTGCATTCTGGTTCACTTCTTGGTCCGCGAGTCTCCCAGATGGCTCTTCATGCAAGGTCGTAAGGAAGAAGCCATGGCCACTCTAAAGAAAATTGCATGCGCCACCACTGACGACGACAATGGCTTAAACTTGTTGCTAGTCAAACACGAAACCTTGAGAGTGGATCACAATATTAACCCCCGCTGCTCAGTTTTCAAAACGTTCAAGGAGAAAAAATGGGCTCTCCGGCGATTACTCACGGTGGTGGTGCTCGGCTTCGGCATCGGGATCGTGTACTACGGGATGCCGTTGGGGGTTGGCAACTTGGCGTTCAATCTCTACTTGAGCGTTACGTTCAATGCCTTGTCGGAGGTACCGTCGTCGCTGCTCGTGTTCTTCTTCATCGGCAAGTGGAAGAGGAGGAAGTCGCTGCTGGCGTTCACTAGCATGAGCGGAATCTGCAGCGTGATGTGCGTGGTGGTCGGCGACGGAGTACTGAAGGGATACCTGCAGGTTGGGTTGGAGCTCGCATCGTTCTTTGGGGCTTGTACTGCGTTTTCGGTGCTGCTGATTCACACACTGGAGCTGTTTCCGACATGCGTGCGGAACTCGGCCACGTCGATGGTGAGGCAGGCGCTGGTGTTAGGGGGCGTGCTGAGTCCGATGGTGATTGCGGCAGGGAGGCACAATGCGTTTCTGTCGTATGGTACTTTTGGGGTGTTGATATTTTTTTCTGGGTTGTTTGTGGTTTGTTTGCCGGAGACGAAGGGCAGCGCTCTCTGTGACACCATGGAAGAGCAAGAAAGGAAGGAGACAGCTGTGGCGTCTGATCTGGTCAAGGGTGTATAG